The Streptomyces sp. ICC1 DNA window GGTGCGAGCATGGCCACACCGTTCCGGGAGTACCCGGCCGGCAACTGATGTGCGCCCAAGGGCGCTTCGACTCCCAGGAGGCCCTCATGGGCATCGCCGGTACCTACGAGATGACCAGCAGCGACAACTATGAGGACTACCTCAAGGCCACCGGGGTGGGCATGGCTACCCGCAAGCTCGCTGCCTCCTCAAAGCCCACCGTGACCATCACCGAGGACGGCGACAACTACCGCATGAAGACCGTCACCACCTTCAAGACCATCGACCTCGCCTTCAAGATTGGCGAGGAGTTCGTCGAGGAGACCGACGACGGCCGGAAGGCGAACACCACCATCACCCGTGACGG harbors:
- a CDS encoding lipocalin/fatty-acid binding family protein; the encoded protein is MGIAGTYEMTSSDNYEDYLKATGVGMATRKLAASSKPTVTITEDGDNYRMKTVTTFKTIDLAFKIGEEFVEETDDGRKANTTITRDGDKLVQVQKLDTLSTRITRTFIDNGLIAVFAVGDVVSNRSYKRI